One window of Triticum dicoccoides isolate Atlit2015 ecotype Zavitan chromosome 5A, WEW_v2.0, whole genome shotgun sequence genomic DNA carries:
- the LOC119303502 gene encoding type I inositol polyphosphate 5-phosphatase 4-like codes for MREEINKKSKVSWSKSLVRKWFNIKGKAQDFHADYDATTQGRDGGDERRTSCSQRDAGAAKKSRTDRSLKRNVDRVRRSRNEFDVSRLTEAQDYRIFASTWNVGGKCPSRGLDLDDWLHSSPPADIYVLGFQEIVPLNAGNVLGTEDNVPAKKWVSLIRRTLNKNPGPSSHGGYRTPSPVPDPVVELDADFEGSLRRQDSSSFFHRRSFQNLSRSLRVSGNDMFSQPRLDRRFSVCDPVNIGGRPSDFDGNFQCIGSPGDEYIDEDTSNGTYFSPFPYGYGTSTPMEEDDEQPNTSRYCLVASKQMVGIFHTVWVRSEIRNDIRNLKVSCVGRGLMGYLGNKGSISISMSLHYTTFCFVCCHLTSGEKEGDELRRNSDVMEILRKTRFPRVRGCGDVKSPEAILEHDRILWLGDLNYRISLPYSSAKVLVETHNWRQLLERDQLRIQRRCGRVFPGWKEGRIYFPPTYKYSFNSDRYSGYGVRPKEKRRTPAWCDRILWHGTGLIQLSYVRGESRFSDHRPVYSIFMAEVEILHQRRRNLGYFSSRVEVEELLPYSHSHGNLKFY; via the exons ATGAGGGAGGAGATTAACAAGAAGAGCAAG GTCTCCTGGTCCAAATCCCTCGTCAGGAAGTGGTTCAACATCAAGGGCAAGGCGCAGGATTTCCACGCGGACTACGACGCCACCACCCAAG GACGGGATGGTGGTGATGAACGGAGGACCAGCTGCTCGCAGAGGGACGCAGGCGCTGCCAAGAAAAGCAGAACTG ACCGGTCACTGAAGCGGAATGTTGACCGCGTTCGTAGATCAAGAAATGAGTTTGATGTGTCACGCCTGACAGAAGCTCAAGATTACAG AATCTTTGCCTCGACGTGGAATGTTGGTGGCAAATGCCCGTCAAGAGGGTTAGATTTAGATGACTGGCTCCATTCTTCACCCCCTGCTGATATCTATGTGCTCGG ATTTCAAGAAATTGTTCCTTTGAATGCTGGAAATGTTCTTGGTACCGAAGACAATGTTCCAGCAAAGAAGTGGGTATCACTTATTAGGAGGACGCTAAACAAGAACCCTGGGCCTAGCAGTCATGGTGGCTATCGCACGCCATCCCCTGTCCCTGATCCGGTTGTGGAACTAGATGCTGATTTTGAGGGATCATTGAGAAGACAGGATAGCTCATCATTTTTCCACCGTCGATCATTCCAGAACCTTAGTCGGAGTTTAAGGGTTTCAGGAAATGATATGTTCTCACAACCACGATTGGACCGTAGGTTTAGTGTGTGTGACCCAGTTAACATTGGAGGCAGACCAAGTGATTTTGATGGAAATTTCCAGTGTATCGGATCACCAGGCGATGAATATATTGATGAGGATACAAGTAATGGAACATATTTCTCACCATTCCCATATGGCTATGGTACTTCAACACCTATGGAAGAAGATGATGAGCAGCCAAATACTTCTAG GTATTGTTTGGTTGCCAGCAAACAAATGGTTGGCATATTTCACACAGTTTGGGTACGCAGTGAAATAAGAAACGATATAAGAAACCTGAAAGTTTCCTGCGTAGGTAGAGGACTAATGGGTTATCTTGGAAATAAG GGTTCTATATCAATAAGCATGTCTCTGCATTATACAACCTTCTGTTTTGTCTGTTGTCATTTGACCTCTGGGGAAAAGGAGGGGGATGAATTGCGCAGAAATTCTGATGTCATGGAGATCTTAAGAAAGACAAGGTTTCCTCGTGTCCGCGGATGTGGTGATGTGAAGTCACCAGAAGCAATTCTTGAGCATGA CCGTATCTTATGGCTTGGTGATCTGAATTACCGGATTTCTCTTCCATACTCGTCAGCAAAAGTTCTGGTTGAAACACATAACTGGAGGCAACTGTTGGAGAGAGATCAG CTTCGTATACAGCGGAGATGTGGACGTGTTTTCCCGGGATGGAAAGAAGGAAGAATTTATTTTCCTCCAACATATAAATACTCTTTCAACTCAGACCGGTATTCTGGTTATGGTGTGCGTCCCAAGGAAAAGAGGCGAACGCCAGCTTG GTGTGATCGTATTTTGTGGCATGGTACCGGCCTCATTCAGTTATCATATGTCCGAGGAGAATCACGCTTCTCCGATCACAGACCAGTGTACAGTATTTTCATGGCGGAGGTTGAAATTCTCCACCAGAGGAGAAGAAACCTGGGCTATTTCAGCTCTAGAGTTGAGGTGGAAGAGCTGTTGCCATATTCTCACAGCCATGGAAACTTAAAGTTCTACTAA